A single region of the Manihot esculenta cultivar AM560-2 chromosome 12, M.esculenta_v8, whole genome shotgun sequence genome encodes:
- the LOC110627761 gene encoding uncharacterized protein LOC110627761: MVDVDRRMTGLNPAHIAGLRRLSARAAAPSTATSLPVRNGLVSFSSLADKVITHLRSSGIQVQPGLSDSEFARAEAEFGFAFPPDLRALLSAGLPVGPGFPDWRSAGARLHLRASLDIPIAAISFQIARNTFWSKSWGLRPSDPEKALKVARNALKRAPLLIPIFNHCYIPCHPSLAGNPIFYVDENRIFCCGLDLSDFFDRESLFRSSMSDPILLKKQRSVSEKSAGTSSNYSRRSLDTGLTNGARTPRWVEFWSDAAMDRRRRNSASSSSESSSPERFFDIPRSEMPKWVEKYIGKIGSVLREGGWKETEISEIVHVSASGFFEAEMVLLDNQAVMDALLLKADRFSDLLRKAGWSSEEVSDALGFDFRPEKERKPAKKLSPVLVEKIGKLAESVSRS; the protein is encoded by the coding sequence ATGGTCGACGTTGACCGGAGAATGACCGGTCTAAATCCGGCTCATATAGCTGGCCTACGCCGTCTCTCAGCCCGAGCCGCCGCTCCCTCAACCGCTACTTCTCTTCCTGTCCGAAATGGTTTagtctctttctcttctctggcTGATAAAGTCATAACTCATTTGCGTAGCTCAGGTATCCAAGTCCAGCCGGGTCTTTCTGACTCTGAGTTCGCGCGGGCTGAGGCAGAGTTTGGCTTCGCTTTCCCTCCAGATCTTCGTGCTCTACTCTCCGCTGGTTTGCCTGTTGGTCCTGGCTTCCCAGACTGGCGCTCTGCCGGTGCTCGCCTCCATCTCCGTGCTTCGCTCGATATTCCTATCGCTGCTATCTCATTTCAAATCGCTCGCAACACTTTCTGGTCAAAGTCGTGGGGCCTGAGACCATCCGACCCGGAAAAGGCATTGAAGGTGGCGAGAAATGCGCTGAAGAGAGCTCCGCTTTTGATTCCCATTTTCAACCATTGTTACATTCCTTGTCACCCTTCTTTAGCTGGTAACCCCATCTTTTACGTCGATGAGAATCGGATCTTCTGTTGCGGTTTGGATCTATCTGATTTTTTCGACCGAGAGTCCCTCTTCCGGAGCTCCATGTCTGACCCTATACTTCTAAAGAAGCAAAGGTCCGTTAGCGAGAAATCGGCTGGGACTTCTTCAAATTACTCGCGTAGAAGCTTGGATACGGGTTTAACAAACGGAGCGAGAACCCCGAGATGGGTCGAGTTCTGGAGTGATGCAGCCATGGACAGACGGAGGCGAAACTCGGCGTCTTCCTCTTCGGAATCATCGTCGCCGGAGCGGTTTTTCGATATACCGAGGTCGGAGATGCCAAAGTGGGTGGAGAAGTACATAGGGAAAATCGGGTCGGTTTTGAGAGAGGGCGGTTGGAAAGAAACTGAAATATCCGAGATAGTCCACGTGTCAGCATCCGGTTTCTTCGAAGCGGAGATGGTTTTGTTGGACAATCAAGCGGTCATGGATGCTCTGCTTTTGAAAGCGGATCGGTTTTCTGATTTGCTCCGGAAAGCTGGGTGGAGCTCCGAAGAAGTTTCGGACGCATTGGGTTTTGATTTTAGACCGGAAAAGGAAAGGAAACCAGCTAAGAAATTGTCACCTGTGCTGGTTGAGAAGATTGGGAAATTAGCCGAGTCGGTTTCCCGGTCATAA